One segment of Physeter macrocephalus isolate SW-GA chromosome 3, ASM283717v5, whole genome shotgun sequence DNA contains the following:
- the ERRFI1 gene encoding ERBB receptor feedback inhibitor 1 has protein sequence MSMAGVAAQEIRVPLKTGFLHDGHALGSLKACWGGRGEFENGFLNIDPITMAYSLNSTAQEHLTSIGRVSRSAPTNGSHFPEHGPSAKARLPPLIIPPSEGWGQPEEDRVACGLRRLAVNGLCVPTPPLTPIKTPPALLPGVAPCERGSRPLPPLPISEDLSLDETDCEVEFLTSSDTDFLLEDCALSDFRPDGPGRRSFRGCGQINYAYFDTPAVSAADLSQAHDQAAGGTGANPPPSHAHRRLRRSHSGPAGSFNKPAIRISSYVHRASPNSDDDKPEVPPRVPIPPRPAKPDYRRWSAEVTSSTYSDEDRPPKVPPREPLSRSNSRTPSPKSLPSYLNGVMPPTQSFAPDPKYVSSKALQRQHSEGAAGKVPCILPIIENGRKVSSTHYYLLPERPPYLDKYEKFFREAEETHAGTPIQPLPADGGVFSAPEKLDSKPRADLAGHAKRRHFSYVVSP, from the exons ATGTCCATGGCCGGAGTCGCTGCTCAGGAGATCAGAGTCCCGTTAAAAACTGGGTTTCTGCACGATGGCCACGCCCTGGGGAGCCTGAAGGCCTGCTGGGGGGGCCGCGGCGAGTTTGAGAA CGGCTTTTTGAACATCGACCCCATAACCATGGCCTACAGCCTGAACTCGACGGCGCAGGAGCACCTGACATCCATAG GGCGCGTTTCCAGGTCTGCTCCGACGAACGGCAGCCACTTTCCGGAGCACGGCCCCTCCGCCAAGGCCCGCCTGCCCCCTCTCATCATCCCCCCGAGCGAAGGCTGGGGGCAGCCGGAGGAGGATCGGGTGGCGTGTGGATTGAGGAGGCTGGCAGTGAACGGGCTCTGTGTCCCCACGCCCCCGCTCACCCCCATCAAGACGCCCCCGGCCCTCCTCCCCGGCGTGGCTCCCTGCGAGCGGGGCTCCCGGCCGCTGCCGCCCCTGCCCATCTCCGAGGACCTCTCCCTGGACGAGACGGACTGCGAGGTCGAGTTCCTGACCAGCTCGGACACGGACTTCCTTCTAGAAGACTGCGCGCTCTCCGACTTCAGACCCGACGGCCCCGGCAGGCGCAGCTTCCGGGGGTGCGGACAGATCAACTACGCGTATTTCGACACCCCGGCCGTCTCGGCCGCGGATCTCAGCCAGGCGCACGACCAGGCTGCCGGGGGGACGGGTGCCAACCCGCCTCCGTCCCACGCCCACCGGAGACTGAGGAGGTCTCACTCAGGCCCCGCAGGGTCCTTTAACAAGCCGGCCATCAGGATCTCCAGCTACGTGCACAGGGCTTCTCCCAACTCGGACGACGACAAGCCCGAGGTGCCCCCCCGGGTCCCCATCCCTCCCCGGCCGGCCAAGCCGGACTACAGAAGGTGGTCGGCCGAAGTCACTTCCAGCACCTACAGCGACGAGGACAGGCCCCCCAAAGTCCCGCCGAGAGAACCCTTGTCCCGGAGTAACTCCCGCACCCCGAGCCCCAAAAGTCTCCCGTCTTACCTCAACGGGGTCATGCCGCCTACGCAGAGCTTTGCCCCCGACCCCAAGTACGTGAGCAGCAAAGCCCTGCAGAGACAGCACAGCGAGGGGGCCGCCGGTAAGGTCCCCTGCATCCTGCCCATCATTGAAAATGGGAGGAAGGTGAGCTCAACGCATTACTACCTGCTCCCTGAGAGGCCGCCCTACCTGGACAAATACGAAAAGTTTTTTAGGGAAGCAGAAGAGACACACGCGGGCACCCCcatccagcccctccctgccgACGGCGGTGTCTTTTCGGCCCCAGAAAAGCTGGACTCGAAACCAAGAGCGGATCTGGCAGGCCACGCGAAGCGCAGACATTTCTCCTACGTGGTTTCCCCGTAG